Part of the Woronichinia naegeliana WA131 genome, TTTATTAAAAATTAATCGTAACACCGTAATTATGTGTGATAGCGATAAAAGTAATAAAAATGACTCTTTAAAGCCAGCCATTGAAAGAATTAAAGCAGAATTTGAAAATACCGAATTTGAAGGTTTTCACTGGATTACGGATGGTCGAGAAGTTGAAAATTATCTAAATCCTGATATCGTTGAAGAAATCATCAAGCAAAATCATCGCAATGTTGACAAAATAAGTGGCAAAACGATATACAGTTACTTTTGGAAATATAAAAGTAGCAAAGTCAAAAGAAGTCCAAATGCTGACAAAATAAACCTTGCTAGAAAGTTAGTAAAATCTTATCCAGTTTCAAAAGAAAATTTTGAAAAGATAACTAATTCTTCTATTAAAATTAAATTAGAAGGATGGATTGAAAAACTAATTCATTTTATTTGTAAATCTAATGGTATCCAAATAACATAGAGCCGTCGCTCTCTTTTTATTACTTTTGTTTAATCAATTTATAAATTAAATCCTATGAATTCAACTCTTTACAACCAAGATTATTATCAATGGATACAAGAAACAGTAAAAATCCCAGAGCAACGTAACTTTCAAGAAATTGATCTTGATAACCTAATTGAAGAAATTCAAGACTTAGCACTTAACGAAAAACAGGTCATTGAAACCAATTTAATCGTCGTTTTAAAACTTTTGTTAAAATGGCAATATCAACCCGAACAACGATCAGGAGAGATCAAAGCCTCTATTCGGCGGCATCGTTACCAAATTCGAGATGATCCGAAAGTTAGCCCCAGTTTAAAAACCTATCTATCCGAAATTTGGTTAGAATCTTATCAAGAAGCCAGATTACAAGCCGCCGATGAGACCGAATTAGCGATCGCGACTTTTCCTGAACAATGTCCTTATACGATTGAAAATATTCTAAATACAGATTATTTACCCTAGCAATAAACAATGTCAAAAAATGTCTCAATCAATTTTACAAGACGTTAAACAACAGATTGAGCTCCTAACTTGGAATGAATGTTTAGACCTAATCGCTTATATTGCTCAAAAAGGGATAAGCGATCGCAAAGTGGCAATGTGCGATCATACTTTTTCGGCGGAAGAAAGGGCAATTGAACGAATTTAAAGATTTAGACGATCCTAGTCAATGGATTACGACTATTCAAGAAGGAGAAGAAATTAATGAGAAGGAATTAAGAGAATGGTTAGAGTAAAGAGGCTATGAAGACTGAAGACTAAATACCTGATTCAATTGCACAAACTAATTGATATTGAAGATTTTCCTCTTCTACCTTCACAAGTTAGAGACGATTTTAAACAATATCAGCAAATTTTACTACCTGTAAATAATTCGTTGATAGCTTTTCCTGGGAAAAGGTATGATAAGACTTCCGTGATAACATCAGACATAATCAACGAAAAATTTACAATAAGCATAGAATTTAAACCGCTAAGGGTTTTTACAAACATTGGATAATCGATGCTTTTTCGAGTAATCCTAATAATTCACCACTGTCTTTAACCACTGCTAATTGCGGAATTTTGTCTTTTTCTAAACGTTGAGCAACTTCAAAGAGAGATTCAGTCGCATTGACCGTTTTTAGCTGATCAGGAGCTTGCATCACATCATGAATAGAAAACTGTGTCCAATCTGAAGTCGGAATATTTTTGAGAGCATCGACTTCTAGGCTGCCGACTAATTGACCGATCGCGTTCGTAACTAAGAATTTACGCCAAGGGGTTTTACCAATCACATAGTTATTAACAAATTCCCGTAAGTTTAACGCTTCTCCCACAATCGGGCTGTTGGGAATAATTGCATCCTGGGCAGTATAAGCAGACATCGTTTCTTTCACTTGGACATTACGGGCCGAAAAACCAGCATTTTGTAACAAAAACCAACCGACTAATACTGTCCAGAAATCACCCACTGGTAGAACGCGCAAAATCCCTAAACTGCCTACACCAATCGCTAACCAACCAAAGACTTGACCCACACGACTCGCTAACAAAATACCTTTATTTTGATTCCCAGTGATTTGCCAAACTAGGGCCTTGAGAATATTCCCACCATCTAAGGGCAAACCTGGAATGAGATTAAATAAGGCTAGTGCCAAATTAATTGCCGCTAATAGGGCAACGATCGCTTGCAAAGGTAACGGTAAAGATAGGTTTGCACCCAGGATTGTGAGTAATCCACATAGAATTAGACTCACCAATGGCCCGGCGATCGCCACTGCAAAAGCTTCTAGAGGCGTTTCCGATTCCTTTTCTAAATTGGCTAATCCTCCAAATAAAAAGAGGGTAATCGATTTCACTTCAATGCCCTGGGCGATCGCCAGTAAGCTATGACCCAATTCATGGGCAACAACGGAAGCAAATAGCAGCAAGGCAGTCACTAATCCTAAAAACCAAGGAGTAATCCCTGTTAACTGGGGAAAAACTGTCAATTCCTGCCCATAGGTCAGCGTCACCAGTCCTAGCACTAGAAACCAGGACGGATTCACAAAGAAAGGAATCCCAAATAAAGTACCAAGGCGCAGATTGTTATTCAAGCCAAACTCTCCAATCAGGTGAGAAGCGATATGTCCCAATTGTAACGAAATGTAAATTTAAATTAAGAATTCCTAAGGATGTAAATACCGCCCTAAAGCGTTCGGTTATCAGAGCGGGAAGTGGGGGGACTGGGAGCGAGGAGCGTCATTCAACGAAATCTTGCTCTTGCGATCCCTTCCTAAATAGCGGCCATCAAGACCTGGGTAGCGTTCTAACCCCCCTAACAGGTTCGGAAAACTACACTCCCTTAAATACACCTCTGCCAGGCACACTATAAATAAGTTCTCGAACTGCTAAAGACTTGATTAGTTTATAGACACTAATACAGTTCAGATCCTTAAGTAGTCCTTATAGTTATTTCGGAGCAACCGATATTATGGGAAAAGTAGTTGGTATTGATTTAGGAACGACAAACTCCTGTGTCGCTGTGATGGAAGGCGGCAAACCTACCGTTATTGCTAATGCCGAAGGGTTTCGTACCACTCCCTCTGTCGTAGCCTATGCTAAAAACGGCGATCGCCTCGTGGGTCAAATTGCCAAACGCCAAGCGGTCATGAACCCTGGCAACACCTTTTATTCCGTCAAACGCTTCATTGGACGGAAATATGACGAAATTACAAATGAAGCAACAGAAGTATCCTACAAAGCATTACGGGATAGCACGGGCAATGTGAAATTAGACTGTCCTGCCCAAGAAAAACAATTCGCTCCCGAAGAAATTTCGGCTCAA contains:
- a CDS encoding DUF29 domain-containing protein gives rise to the protein MNSTLYNQDYYQWIQETVKIPEQRNFQEIDLDNLIEEIQDLALNEKQVIETNLIVVLKLLLKWQYQPEQRSGEIKASIRRHRYQIRDDPKVSPSLKTYLSEIWLESYQEARLQAADETELAIATFPEQCPYTIENILNTDYLP
- a CDS encoding site-2 protease family protein, translated to MASHLIGEFGLNNNLRLGTLFGIPFFVNPSWFLVLGLVTLTYGQELTVFPQLTGITPWFLGLVTALLLFASVVAHELGHSLLAIAQGIEVKSITLFLFGGLANLEKESETPLEAFAVAIAGPLVSLILCGLLTILGANLSLPLPLQAIVALLAAINLALALFNLIPGLPLDGGNILKALVWQITGNQNKGILLASRVGQVFGWLAIGVGSLGILRVLPVGDFWTVLVGWFLLQNAGFSARNVQVKETMSAYTAQDAIIPNSPIVGEALNLREFVNNYVIGKTPWRKFLVTNAIGQLVGSLEVDALKNIPTSDWTQFSIHDVMQAPDQLKTVNATESLFEVAQRLEKDKIPQLAVVKDSGELLGLLEKASIIQCL